In the genome of Impatiens glandulifera chromosome 6, dImpGla2.1, whole genome shotgun sequence, the window CCATCTGCCACCTTGACAGGTAAAACTGATGTTTGTTGGGCTGtatgattaatattattcataattcgGCTGTTAATGAAGTTATGGGTGCTTCCAGTATCAATTAAAATCGTAATGGACAGCTGCCCAACCTTGCCCGATATACGAAGGGTTTGATAATTCTTTGAACCGTTAAGAGCATGGATCGAGATGGAAGGTTCATCATTAGAAGGTGGCTGGGAAGGAGGAAGTGAAGAGTCAACAGGTTCAGGTAAAAATATTCTGAGACATCTCCTGATTCAGCTAAGTTGATCATTAATAGTTTAGCTTTACatttatgatttgaatcaaactTCTCATCACAAGTGTAGCATAAACCCTTTCTACGTCTTTCATCAAGAATTTTTGGATCCATTTGTTGTAAATGTTTCTATCGAGGATTTTGAGGAAAGGGAGATGAATATGAATAGTTGGAATATGGAGATTTAGCAGAAACTGACCAGGTATGTTTAGATTGATTTGGTTTAGGCAGTATAGGTGGGCTGGAGTTATATAGGTGACCTCTTTTAAGTAGAGATTTAAAAGTAGCTTCCTGAACTTTAGTTATAGCCATTGCTAAGTTCAGGGAATCAGGTTTGAGTAGTCTAACAGTGTTAGAAATCTCTTCATGTATACCACTGAGATAACACTCAATTACATATTCATCTGGCATGTTAATGAGTTTCTGTGATATAGCCATGTATTTCAGATTATAATCCTGAATAGAGCCTTTTTGTTTCAGATTCATCAACTGATTAATGGGACTTTCACAGACTGAGGGTATAAACTGTTGGAGAAGATCAGAACGAAGAACATCCCAAGTAAGAGTTATCGTTTGACTTCGAGATTGGATGTAAGAACCATACCAGAGCCTTGCGTCGCCTTGGAAATGAATCGGTGCGATTTCAACTTTGGTTATATCAGCAGTGTGATCCACTCTGAAGAATTGTTCGGCAGAAATCAGCCATCCTTCTACACCAGCTCCATCGAATTTCGGGAAGTCAACCTTCGTTAATCGTGTGGGAGGTATGTAAGATCTCTCCCTAGGGTTATTCGTACGAGAGGATTCAGCCGTATCTCCATTTCTCACGAACATTGCTTCGATCCTCTGCTCCAGGGAATCCAGCCTCAACTGACTGCGATTTTCATTCGATTCCATCCATTTGCGTTGCTCCTCCAAGGTTTTAGTTATAGCTTCCACTGCTGAACGTAAAATGTCGTTATCCGTCTGTTGTCGTGTTTCCACCATGGTCGAACAGGAAGgtgagctctgataccacttgatacAACAAAGAGAATTTTTAGGGTTTTTTAAAGAAGATCAGGGAAGGAGATGAGATAAGAGATGATACCAAAAAGAAGATGAGGAGAAAGTTGCTGAGCTAGTGCTCTTCAATTCCAAAATACGTAACTAAACAATTTAGAATATCATATCCTTTTATCTGGAAGGACTGAATATTCTAACAGAATTTGTTAAGGAAATAACAGTGATGACAAGGCCTAACAGAATGGCTGAAAAACATAAGAAACATAAAtgacttaattaatattttggactAACAGATGTCCTAATCTTAGCAACTTTTAATTTTCaggtttcttctcctcctccacaGGATCGGCCTTCAGATTTTTGTCTGTATCACCTTTGTAGTTACAGTTTGTATCATCCTCCCCTAACCCTTCCACGCCCTCGGGAAATAAAAATCGCAACGGGGAAGGAGAAGAGAGCGACTCTTGATCGCCGTCATCTCCAAGCCGACCCGTCCAAAACCCTAGGTCCGGACAGGTATACAGAATGAATAAAGCGAAAAGGGTTTGGCTTCATTAAGGATGTTGAGAGCTTCCGTCACTGCGAGACCTTCTCTTCCTCCCAAACCCTTTCACGCCGCCGGGAAGGAGAAGAGTGCAGCTCTTGGTCGCCGTTACCGACCAAGCTGAACCAGTCCAAAACCTGATTGAGAAAGATGCGctaagtgaaaaataaaaaaatgtaaaagtgatcCAAACCCGcgagaatttatattttacccaTTTGTATTGAAGCGCGAAAGTGTTAAGGAGAATACTCCacctcaatattttaatattaagcaatataataattattatatatgtatagattAGACATTGACTTATACGAAATTGtttctaattctaattcaattattttgttttaattatgtGTAATTAGCCTTtgtatagattttaaaaatgaagGGTCAACAACACAAACGAAccaataaaactattataatttttaaagatatttttaaagatgaagatatataaatattcggtaggtaataaatattatttttaatggaATTTCAGCCATCTTTATGTCTGGACGGAAGCAACCCAAACCAGACCGGTTTGAGATTCAATTCTCTAGCATACTTACTTGTGATGGTTATAGTAAAAATTAATTCTCGTTCACAAAAggattttgtaaaatttatttttatgtcacTGGAAGACTGAAAAATATATTCTATACCTATCCACCTTTGTGGGTTTGGACTTTGGtgtttataaagaaaaatgaaattttgaagAACCCTCTTTAGTCTTTATTAATTACTGTATTGCCGATTAATGGAAACGACCCGTTTAgtttaacattataaaataaaacaaaaataagttgaTGGTCTGGgcttcatcattttattttattttatttttgcttatGGTTTGTTTGGTTCGTTCGATGGAAAGACATTAGATATTAGgcattattctttttattttaagaaaaatgaggacttgagacagcgactgggaCCGCTATGCCTACGtggaatattctctctcctattattaattattttctctctcctattattaattattttctctcatttcttATTAATCgtgaaaatagaaatattagataaacatttatttataattatttacaagtaataaaactaaaaaatattaataagtcaagaaaaaaataataaaaaaaaaaaaagaaaccataaaaaatatttgataaataaaggaattaaaaagttataaaaataaaataaaaataaaagaaataaattcataattcaacgtgatattaattagggtttagggtttagaatttagtatggtttagagtttagagtttagagtttatggtttagggtttaataagagagataaattatttaataaaatgagagagaaattaattaataagaggagagaggatattctacaaaaaaaaaaacttgttttaattattattatatttttatttatttattaattccacCTGTCAACCCACGTAGGCATCGCGCTCTCTGTCGTTGTCTAagagtcgcgctctctatcattcctcttattttaatttgtttgatttttctttttcttttcattggGTTGGGTTGTTTTTAGTATGATccaattgaattaaaaaaacttaaacgATAAATAGAGGCCCATTTGTTTCCAATAATGAATTTCTTACAGGTTCAACAAATACCCAAATGTTTAATTGGTCCAATTCGAtaacttacaaaaaaaataaatatataaatcaagtgaataaaataaaataaggcgAAAAAATCTGACACAAATTAcgattaaatatgaaaatatcacAATtaggtatttgattttgtttatttaaaaagaattatgtaGAAACCTAATAAATGgattctaattataaatttatttttatgtgttcGGTTTGATACGAACTACATTTATTTTGACATTTCAATAgcttcaattatttatttatttaattatatatttatttgagtttgAATGGATGTATCGATTAATCAAAACCTCATTTAAACATCTTATATTAGACTAATCTTCCATTTTATCTTGGAGAAACAACATGCCAGAAGAAAAATCATTGACCCCGATGACGCAAAGATAGACATTTTTACAAACGAATcctaaaatttttgaaaatttttatgggcattaaaaatatatttaagaagctacattttttattttaatgatttttaaacTCTTGAAATTCAAGTTGTAACTTTTTCAGAGTTAAGATTTTGCCAAACGGGCCTTAAAATTccagaaaaaataatatttttaaaaaaaataatatttttgaatttttgaaaaaatttaagaaaatttaaaaatagtttgaatatttgaataatcattttaaagatGTTTGTTAAATCTAGGAAACAAAAAAACCTCCttagagtttattttatattttattttcaaaataaaaataaaaggaaaagaaagacCGTGGCtcaattaaaaaagaaaagttcatggcccattttttattttgaattaaatatttaattcaaaattaaaatacgCATACccatttaaaaattagaaaggCACAGGGGCCTCTTTGCAACTTAGAAAGAAGTAGGAGGAATCGGATATAATAATAGGTCTCCGGCGACTCTCCATCCACCCTCCGGCCAAGGCAATTTCCGGCGACCCCTGCACCTGAGACCGAAAATCGCTCCGAGACGATGCCTCCGCTGTTCGTTGCCTCCTCGATTCGGACAAGTCCCAATCTCAAAGAAACAGAGATTGACGGACGTTGTCTGGATTCCATCCTTGTTCCAGGTTGCCTGCTGCAATAGTCCGCCTAATCGCCTGGACTTTGTCTGTGCGCTGGAGTCAATCCTCACAGGCGAGGCACCAAACGAAGAACAGTTGAGGAATCAGCCTGTATTTCTTTCCTTTGGCGAAAACTGTCTTTGCGATTTGGACGAGGCTGACTGTAGTTTTATAGACTACAACCAATCTCTAACTATAACCTATATCCAATCTAAATCTAACCCTAGCCAATACGATTAACAGCTAGCTAGATGTAAGCAATAAGGCATTCATTTCAGCAAATAATTGAAGGAAATAAtctcttttataataataataataataccaaACAAACAGATACATAcacactaataataataataataataataataataataataataataataataataataataataataataataataataataataataataataataataataataataactcaaGAGAGAGAATTCACTTGGACAGACATTTCTGTCCAATGAATTGACGAGAAggaaaaagaaaggaaaaatgaCAATCTAAGGATTGCTCGTTCTTAATCAACTTAAGAAGCCGAGCATCCCATGATGTCCGGATCTCTCCCTTCAACCTCACGCTCCAGCCCCTGAATCGGCAATGCCCACGAGATAGTAGCATACATGTTGTCGAAAGAGGACCTCTTTCCGACCTTCAATCTTGGAAGCAGCAACATAGCAATTCCCTCGCCGCCCTCCATTCTCAGGGTAAGGGAGCTGTCATGGAAGACAATTGAACTTTTCGGATCCCGGTTTTCCCTCCTCATCGTGACCACGTACTTGCTGCCCTCGTCCAGGAACCCAAAATCGTTCAGCACCGCTTTCACCAAGCCTACCGTCGGTGGCTTGGTGATATACAGGGATACGATTATATAGAATCCCGATACTACGGCCAAGATACTTAAGGTTCCCATCAATATTCCGGTCCAGAATACCATTTGTTTCAGAACTTTTGTTCTCATGGTTGTTGTAATTGCCatgtagtagtagtagtaagtatactgtatgtatgtatgtagtatgtttttttttcttaagaatCTCgtgtgtttgtttgtttgtttgtttgtttcatcGGGGCTGGCTTCTATTTATACCCTTCCAATTATTCTTTACTTAAACCACCCTCAACATCAAAGCGAGGCATATTCTGCCTTCCAATCAAAGCAAAGCATCCCTACTAATTTGGACtgtaaattttttgaaaaattgatcCGGGGAAGAAGAAGTATAAAAGAACCCTTATTCTTTCTTGGTCTTTTAAATTACGTCCATCTActataattatatctaaaatacTGCCCAATctttaaataaacttttcttttttctccaATTAAAtacaacttattattttattataaaaaataataactttaaaaaattattttattattttaaaattaaatcattaagttttaattaaactaCAATAAAATGAATGAGCATAATCAATAAATACATCCTGTTCAATTGCCCAATAGTGTCATTGCTTTGACATACCCCCGTCCGCCAGGAATCAAACCCCCCTCATGCCCtcgtaaaataaatataaatgttttctttcaaacaaaaaaaaagagacaattttattgttattatatttatttatttttacaaaataatagaactaatataaaaacataattcaaAAATGATAACTACtcaagttatatttaaaaaataaataaaaaactaatctaaaaaaatgatacatacctcaatatttgaataatagataataatattaatctgTCGAAATGCCCCGTGGTTATGTAATTGGCATGATATACCTGTTCAAATCATCATTGCCTaggtttttataaatttgttacctcaaaattaaaagaaaacaaatcaaatatatatatatatatacatagagagagagagatttctCAATTTGGCAATTTTAAGGAGAGGATTGGGTGACTTTGGATGCTTGGAGGAGCCtctatgtatatgtatatgtatatatatatagggaaaGAACAACGTGGCTGGCGgctttaataaattaagatgccattttcaaataatctataaacaaacaaaacccAAAAGGCAGCGTCCTCGTTGGTTGGTCCGTCGGTGgttccttttttttaatattcttaatactTGTGGAGGAATACTCACCAGATGGGTCATGACTGTCAATCGGATCTGATATCAGTCGATGcccaataattatttattttttaaaaattaaatacattttttttttttaattatctcttttgttccttataatatttttgattttcacAATGctcaaatttatcatttaaaaataatatattattaaaatgttttaatgaaTTATCAAAAGATAACAAGAGTTTGTTTGTTGACAGAGTGGGCCAAGGTAACCTCTTGAGTCcctttaatataaatgatactctttattatgttttaaagaATGAGATGATATATCTCATTCCTTTCtcacaaaatatatcaaatatctgttaaaattttatatattcttattttatatattaaagtttgttaattataaaataaaataaaaacaatttgaaaaataattcaagATATGACGTCCTATTCTTATTTCTTCATTGTAAATGGatcatattatttgaaattaatatatatatatataaattataattgttatgtATATGGcgcatattttataagatatatacttattattatttaatattaaatttacaaaataatcatacaatttaattactagaataaattatacaaatttgaTTGGTGAGCTGCTAAGTATCTTCTTTTCTTATCAAAAGAATTATAATGTAtgaatattttatcaaacactttaacttttataaagCAGATACCAAGCTTGTATGTCCAACTTACACGTCACCTCctccaaaatattttaattgatttattttattttataaattaattacacaaatttaaattcaattttaattgtttaaaatatctaaaatgtttctaaatttAAGAACACGTATGAATACACTCGTATAAGAGAGAATGACCCaaaccataataataataataataataaaaatagttaaaagaaattaattgtcaacaatttaatgatttaacttAACTTTATAGAATGTTTTTAGTAGTGTGTTCATTACTAAAGACGATAATGAGCAGATCAGAACGGGAAATACGTTTACAATCTcgttgtttttattattattccttTATCGTTCCATTTCTGAGAAATCCGCAACacctttatatatatcataatctctaaaaaaaaaataataataataaaattaaataaacaaatttttatatatatatatatatatatatatatatatatatattaacatattgaaattttgtattattataaaatataaacttaaactttttataaaatataataaataaataaatatattggtgatgttatatatttggttgtgtttatggatatttgggataaaatttgAGTAAAATCATGGCAGAGTGAGGCTGTCCCCAATCAATTACCGATCAAATTGAGAAAAAACACCTCAAACTagatcaaatattataattggcCTTTGaggattatatttatttatgagacgttttcttaatttttgtttggttattatattatacttgcATTGACAAATATTAACCTAATTAGGGAAGCTGTAATTGGCCGAACTATAAAATTGTGGAGGTGAGTCAATTCAGAGAGAGTTCAGACCAACATGGCTATGCAATTTTGCCAATAAAATAGGCATAAAAGTATTTATAagcttgtttcatttttttattttgcaggtttacattgatatataaatattttaaatgaacgtatatatatgttttaacatGAATGAATGTGTAAGTAATTTTAATTgaacgtttatatatatttaatacaaataccTAGTGAAACAAGTCTCACCAGACGctgtttcatctttttttattctcttgcaGATTTacattaagataaaaatatctgtatatgaacgtataaatgttttcaCATAAATATGAATGTGagtgattttacatgaacgtttatatatatttaatatataattatataaaatataaaataattaaaataaatttatttaaatatcttgtaaataaattttaaagtattttgttttacaaatttatttaaatattttaaacaatttttttaaatatatatatatataattatataaattataaaataattaaaataaattcattaaaatatcttacaaataatattaaaaaatattttgttacaaataacattaaatatatatatatatattaatatataattatataaattataaaataatttgtacaaattaatttaatatatcacaaataaatttataaatatatagattataaaataattaataattcttacaaattaaataaaacatgtgACAAAGTAATTATGTATgcttttatatttgtatatatatatttctataaagtATCACATAATTAAtgcaaattaatttaaatagatcataagtataataataaatatgtttttatatataatataaaataattaatatgttttgtttACGGAGTCAAATGAAGTAAgcttcatattaattatttaaggaATCAAATGAAGCAAGCTTCATCCAGTTTTATAATCAAGCTTCATTCAATTTTACATTGTGAAACCCATGTAAAAGCAGAATTGAATGTAAAACTCATTGTAATGTAAAACGGAGtgaagcgaaggaagcttcactcTTTTGCGTTTCTCATTGACCCGAACATAAATTCGAGTTCTACATATCTCTTCTTTTTAACTAGTtgcttaatttaataataaaataataaaactgaGTTCTGATTGGTCAAAAACAAAGGAACAACTAATTCAGTAGTAGAAGATCTGGTTTGATTATAAGGAATATAGTATAACACCATAAACattgtttataaaaattgtgttttttttacatattgtaacattaaaatatcattatctacttttaaaagattttaGTTTTGTGTTTTTAGCTCGATGTCAAAATCTCATAACTTACTATCttcttgaatttcaaaaatagaGATGAGAAACTAAAATGATAGACTTGCtagagaaaatattttgaaaagttgATATTCTGTAAATCTCGTAACATAACTACTTTCGGATCTCGTAAAACGAGACGAGGAACGTTAGGCCTTAAATTGAGACAATGAACCGAATTATGATTTAATGAATTATAgactaattttgatttttttagagtcgtcacttaattattttacacgataaataaaaaaagaaaaatattttgcgtgTAAGAATGCGTTTTAGAAGTTCGAATTtagttcggtgcttggttacataAAGGAAAGTGTCTCGACACTATGTCACTTGTACACGTACAATGGACGGTCTctatttttaaaactttgatcattttagaaaatataattttatatttcattaatttctCCGATCCTTGAACACGCGTTAAAGTTTTATTCAAACATGACTAGTCTTATTTCAATCTATTTCTAGAACATGTGTCTAAATTAGGTAATTGATCATAAGACTAAATAGTGAGAAAGAGTAACACCTATGGGCAAAATCAAACCAAGAAGAGTACATGAAAACAAAATCAGTTTAG includes:
- the LOC124943023 gene encoding uncharacterized protein LOC124943023, encoding MVETRQQTDNDILRSAVEAITKTLEEQRKWMESNENRSQLRLDSLEQRIEAMFVRNGDTAESSRTNNPRERSYIPPTRLTKVDFPKFDGAGVEGWLISAEQFFRVDHTADITKVEIAPIHFQGDARLWYGSYIQSRSQTITLTWDVLRSDLLQQFIPSVCESPINQLMNLKQKGSIQDYNLKYMAISQKLINMPDEYVIECYLSGIHEEISNTVRLLKPDSLNLAMAITKVQEATFKSLLKRGHLYNSSPPILPKPNQSKHTWRCLRIFLPEPVDSSLPPSQPPSNDEPSISIHALNGSKNYQTLRISGKVGQLSITILIDTGSTHNFINSRIMNNINHTAQQTSVLPVKGKNYLLQGMDQMQINIMEGDQISKLLMKGGQAALVQLRNCEEHQGHFFALTAQEPHNTDEELENILKQFGDLFQEPKELPPPRGHDHQIPLKEGTMPICLKPYSKSWSDHLQHLRMVLEVLEGVAADPHKLEATSSWPIPNSIKQLRGFLGLTGYYRRFIKGYALPDFSQPFVVETDASNVGIGAVLVQNNRPIAYISRALQAANNPSSTYERELLALTFAVEKWRPYLRYSPFIVKTDHESLKHLLEQRVQTPAQEKWLYKLVGYDFTVQYKKGKENVVVDALSRR